From one Clostridia bacterium genomic stretch:
- the smc gene encoding chromosome segregation protein SMC, producing MAYLKSLELSGFKSFPDKVNIAFTDGICAIVGPNGSGKSNICDAIRWVFGEQSAKTLRGDRMEDVIFGGTQTRRPTGFAEVTLTLDNSSGIFNSDYSELSVTRRYFRSGESEYFINRAQVRLKDVHELFMDTGLGRDGYSIIGQGRIAEILSQKSFDRRQIFEEAAGISKYRYKKLESEKKLRSTQENLERLSDIIVLLSEREKTLEVQSKKAREYLSLRESLRKFEVTLFIRSYESAKQENIRLTERTADLKAELSEKRDIQNDVESRLESMTGRIRETDIEINTKRTFLQEQRLKLQKTQSDAAVMEDEVKRNLSDIDRLLLKSGAKQQTLLSNEALINETRTQIDTLISEHEALRERLDAIDKECEKKRADEQNKQTEIYALRRETDEIKTQIASLREKISSLASAVSIRRSQQSGRDQSVLSLKNKADELRAGLIKNTQEEKTLSKELSEKITLYENERALGKKLSNELSADRARMNDLERINAAAHARLNMLSELKRELEGFLGSVKFVIHSKQAGRLSGVEGTVADLFAVRERYAAAVETALGAAVQNIVVSDEEEAKAAIKLLKETKSGRATFLPLSAVRGQRYGFEALSHHKGFISCAFDAVKCDKKYEGIFLYLLGRTALFEDLDSAVSAAKATGYKTRIVTLDGQLINAGGSLTGGSLSKTAGIVTRASQMARLKDECAENEKTIKSLKQASDEKNAHIEEHKKREETLEAEVRAIQEALSQKKSEGEFLRRSIMDTQTAHNEAISERADASSLMKTDEEAKAELEKELDACLIKLASANEILFSKETRHKALLQAVRDAETELSEAKLSLEMKKKDMDVSKARLISYEQKGGEIGNESAALEDEAKGLAAKNEELKIRITESNAESRRITNELNEGENSLNAMIAEKIQLDKSYESLIREQRETAKHTGELERELVRLETKLETEKARIEEAAGKLWEAYELTPAAAGAYVLSEDEVSNAQAQSLASDLKRKIHALGSINADAIDEYDEVKEKLDFLKLQTEDLIKAKNSLENIVSGLTRRMREIFSEQFRIINKNFSATFSELFGGGRAWLELEDENDVLNCGIEIHVQPPGKNVKSISLLSGGEQAFTAIAVLFAMLKIRPAPFCVLDEVEAALDEVNVVRFGRYIESFKDKTQFVVITHRRGTMEFADMLYGVTMQEKGVSKLISINVRDAAKQMNIIR from the coding sequence TTGGCGTATCTGAAAAGTTTGGAGCTTTCGGGATTTAAGTCTTTTCCCGATAAAGTGAATATTGCTTTTACGGACGGGATATGCGCCATAGTCGGCCCCAACGGCAGCGGAAAGAGCAACATATGCGATGCGATACGCTGGGTCTTCGGAGAGCAGTCTGCAAAAACGCTCAGGGGCGACAGAATGGAAGACGTTATCTTCGGCGGTACGCAAACAAGAAGACCTACAGGATTTGCCGAGGTAACGCTGACGCTTGATAATTCGTCGGGTATCTTCAATTCGGATTATTCGGAGCTTTCGGTTACGCGCCGGTACTTTCGCTCGGGCGAAAGCGAATATTTCATAAACCGCGCCCAGGTGCGTCTTAAAGACGTTCACGAGCTTTTCATGGATACGGGACTGGGGCGAGACGGGTATTCGATAATAGGACAGGGACGCATAGCGGAGATACTTTCGCAGAAAAGTTTTGACCGTCGTCAGATATTTGAGGAGGCGGCCGGAATATCGAAGTATCGCTATAAAAAGCTTGAAAGCGAAAAGAAGCTTAGATCCACACAGGAAAATCTGGAACGCCTTTCTGATATTATCGTGCTTTTATCCGAACGTGAAAAAACGCTTGAAGTCCAGTCGAAAAAGGCGAGGGAGTATCTTTCGCTGCGCGAAAGCTTAAGAAAGTTCGAGGTCACGCTGTTTATTCGCTCCTATGAGAGCGCAAAACAAGAAAACATAAGGCTTACGGAGCGCACAGCCGATTTAAAAGCAGAGCTTTCAGAGAAGAGAGACATACAAAACGACGTTGAATCACGACTTGAAAGCATGACCGGGCGCATACGGGAGACCGATATAGAGATAAATACAAAACGCACCTTTTTGCAGGAGCAAAGGCTGAAGCTTCAAAAAACGCAGAGCGACGCCGCCGTAATGGAAGATGAAGTCAAACGAAATCTTTCCGATATAGACCGGCTTTTATTAAAGAGCGGCGCAAAACAGCAGACGCTTTTATCGAACGAAGCGCTTATAAACGAAACGAGGACTCAGATAGATACGCTGATAAGCGAGCATGAAGCGTTAAGAGAACGGCTTGATGCAATAGATAAAGAATGTGAAAAGAAAAGGGCGGACGAACAAAACAAGCAAACCGAGATATATGCGCTTCGACGCGAAACAGACGAGATAAAGACGCAGATCGCTTCGCTTAGAGAAAAGATATCGTCGCTTGCGTCGGCTGTAAGCATAAGACGCTCACAACAAAGCGGCAGGGATCAAAGCGTGCTCTCGCTAAAAAATAAGGCTGACGAGCTGCGCGCGGGCCTCATCAAGAACACCCAGGAAGAAAAGACGCTTTCTAAAGAGCTTTCAGAGAAGATAACGCTTTATGAGAATGAACGGGCACTTGGGAAAAAGCTTTCGAATGAGCTTTCGGCGGATAGGGCGCGTATGAACGATCTTGAGAGGATAAATGCGGCGGCACACGCGAGACTTAATATGCTTTCTGAGCTTAAACGCGAGCTTGAAGGCTTTTTGGGCAGCGTTAAGTTCGTAATACATAGTAAGCAGGCGGGCAGACTTTCAGGCGTCGAAGGAACGGTGGCAGACTTGTTTGCCGTTCGGGAGAGATACGCAGCTGCCGTTGAAACTGCGCTGGGAGCCGCCGTGCAAAACATCGTAGTAAGCGACGAGGAAGAGGCGAAAGCGGCCATAAAGCTTTTAAAAGAGACGAAAAGCGGACGCGCCACGTTTTTGCCGTTAAGCGCCGTAAGGGGTCAAAGATACGGATTTGAAGCGCTTTCCCACCATAAGGGTTTTATTTCATGCGCTTTTGACGCTGTGAAATGCGATAAGAAATATGAGGGCATATTCCTTTATCTTTTGGGGCGCACCGCTCTTTTTGAGGATTTGGACAGCGCCGTTTCGGCGGCAAAAGCTACCGGCTATAAAACGCGAATAGTAACGCTTGACGGTCAGCTTATAAACGCCGGAGGAAGTCTTACGGGAGGCAGCCTTTCGAAAACCGCCGGCATAGTCACGCGCGCGTCTCAGATGGCGCGCCTAAAAGACGAATGCGCCGAGAATGAAAAGACAATAAAAAGCCTGAAACAGGCTTCGGATGAAAAAAATGCTCATATAGAGGAGCATAAAAAACGTGAAGAAACACTTGAGGCCGAGGTGCGCGCCATACAGGAAGCCCTTTCTCAAAAAAAGAGCGAAGGCGAGTTTTTAAGACGCAGTATCATGGATACACAGACGGCGCACAATGAGGCAATAAGCGAACGCGCCGACGCATCGAGTCTTATGAAGACGGATGAGGAGGCGAAAGCGGAGCTTGAAAAAGAGCTTGACGCTTGCTTAATAAAGCTTGCTTCGGCAAACGAGATCCTCTTTTCAAAAGAGACCCGTCATAAGGCGCTCTTACAGGCAGTAAGAGACGCCGAGACAGAGCTTTCGGAGGCAAAGCTTTCTTTAGAGATGAAAAAGAAAGATATGGACGTCTCAAAAGCGCGCCTTATATCGTATGAACAAAAGGGCGGCGAGATAGGCAACGAAAGCGCCGCATTGGAGGACGAAGCAAAGGGTCTGGCCGCTAAAAATGAAGAGCTTAAAATCAGGATAACCGAGTCAAATGCGGAATCTCGGCGGATAACGAACGAGCTTAACGAAGGCGAGAACAGTCTGAATGCGATGATAGCCGAGAAAATACAGCTTGACAAATCATACGAATCGCTTATAAGAGAGCAAAGGGAGACGGCAAAGCATACTGGCGAGCTTGAACGCGAGCTTGTAAGGCTTGAAACTAAGCTTGAGACCGAGAAGGCACGCATCGAGGAAGCGGCAGGAAAGCTCTGGGAAGCTTATGAGCTTACGCCTGCTGCGGCGGGCGCGTATGTCCTTTCGGAAGACGAGGTGTCAAACGCGCAAGCTCAGTCTCTCGCTTCCGATTTGAAGCGTAAAATACACGCGCTCGGAAGCATTAACGCCGACGCCATAGACGAATATGATGAGGTAAAAGAAAAGCTTGATTTTTTAAAGCTTCAGACAGAGGACCTTATAAAGGCAAAAAACAGTCTTGAAAATATAGTATCTGGGCTAACAAGGCGCATGAGGGAGATCTTTTCGGAGCAGTTTAGGATAATAAACAAAAACTTTTCTGCGACTTTCAGTGAGCTTTTCGGAGGCGGACGCGCGTGGCTGGAACTTGAAGATGAAAACGACGTCTTAAATTGCGGTATAGAGATACACGTTCAGCCGCCCGGAAAGAATGTAAAAAGCATATCGCTGCTTTCCGGCGGCGAGCAGGCGTTCACGGCGATAGCCGTGCTGTTCGCAATGCTTAAAATACGTCCCGCGCCGTTCTGCGTTCTTGACGAGGTGGAAGCCGCGCTGGACGAGGTAAACGTAGTAAGATTCGGACGTTATATCGAATCGTTTAAGGATAAAACTCAATTTGTAGTTATAACGCACAGACGCGGCACGATGGAATTTGCCGATATGCTTTACGGAGTAACTATGCAGGAAAAGGGCGTTTCCAAGCTCATTTCCATAAACGTGCGCGACGCTGCAAAGCAGATGAATATTATACGGTAA
- the ftsY gene encoding signal recognition particle-docking protein FtsY produces MSFFKKLAEGLKKTKKSLFGSLGNVARGFSKVDDELFDEFEETLIMADVGVNTSLEIMDRLRDKVKEEKIKEPMEAVEALKTIMAGMIDDEDSALKTNTKPSVILVIGVNGVGKTTSIAKIAHYLKGQGKKVVLGAADTFRAAAIDQLMIWADRVGVDIIKQSEGADPASVVFDTIAAAKSRGADVIICDTAGRLHNKKNLMNELEKISRVIARELPDADKEVLLVLDATTGQNALNQAKEFKAAAEITGIVLTKLDGTAKGGIIFAVKNELSVPVKFIGVGEGMDDMQPFDGKQFVDAIFSKDDEQEEASEEDTI; encoded by the coding sequence ATGTCATTCTTTAAAAAGCTTGCAGAAGGACTGAAAAAAACAAAAAAGTCACTTTTCGGATCGCTGGGCAATGTGGCCCGCGGATTTTCAAAGGTGGACGACGAGCTGTTCGACGAGTTTGAAGAAACGCTCATCATGGCCGACGTGGGAGTGAACACTTCGCTTGAGATAATGGACAGACTGAGAGATAAGGTGAAGGAAGAAAAGATAAAGGAGCCGATGGAGGCCGTTGAGGCCTTAAAAACGATAATGGCAGGTATGATAGACGACGAAGACAGCGCGCTTAAAACGAATACCAAGCCGTCGGTCATACTTGTTATAGGCGTAAACGGCGTAGGAAAAACCACTTCTATCGCAAAAATAGCCCATTATTTAAAGGGACAGGGCAAAAAGGTCGTTTTGGGAGCGGCCGACACGTTCCGCGCGGCGGCGATCGACCAGCTTATGATATGGGCCGATCGCGTCGGAGTTGACATAATCAAGCAGAGCGAGGGCGCAGATCCCGCCTCCGTCGTGTTCGATACGATAGCGGCGGCAAAATCGCGCGGAGCCGACGTTATAATCTGTGATACTGCGGGCAGACTTCATAACAAAAAGAATCTTATGAACGAGCTTGAGAAGATATCGCGCGTAATAGCGCGCGAGCTTCCCGACGCCGATAAAGAGGTTTTGCTGGTGCTCGACGCGACGACGGGGCAGAACGCCTTAAACCAGGCGAAGGAGTTCAAGGCGGCAGCCGAAATAACGGGCATAGTGCTTACAAAGCTCGACGGCACAGCAAAGGGCGGCATAATCTTTGCCGTTAAGAACGAGCTTTCGGTGCCTGTAAAGTTCATAGGCGTAGGCGAGGGCATGGACGATATGCAGCCGTTTGACGGAAAACAGTTCGTGGACGCGATATTCTCAAAGGACGACGAACAGGAGGAAGCCTCAGAGGAGGATACAATATGA
- the rdgB gene encoding RdgB/HAM1 family non-canonical purine NTP pyrophosphatase encodes MKIIAATNNKGKLMEIEEITKDLKFYVSSLSNEGIKVDFEETGATFEQNALIKARTVYKISHTPVLSDDSGLEVDALFGAPGVYTSRYAKEGATDDENISKLLFAMKEVKKEEKRTARFVCALAYIDENGDEHVYRGECEGLITFEKRGKDGMGYDPVFYYPPYKMTFAECSHEMKNAVSHRSAALKKFFEDIKIK; translated from the coding sequence ATGAAAATAATTGCCGCAACAAACAACAAGGGCAAGCTTATGGAGATCGAGGAGATAACAAAAGATCTTAAATTTTACGTATCATCTCTTTCAAACGAGGGCATAAAGGTGGATTTTGAGGAGACGGGCGCAACGTTTGAACAAAACGCTCTTATAAAGGCGCGCACTGTTTACAAGATCTCGCACACGCCTGTTTTGTCAGATGATTCCGGCCTTGAGGTGGACGCGCTTTTCGGGGCGCCAGGAGTCTATACGTCGCGCTATGCAAAAGAAGGCGCAACTGACGACGAAAACATATCAAAGCTGCTTTTTGCCATGAAGGAAGTCAAAAAAGAGGAAAAACGCACGGCGCGTTTTGTTTGCGCGCTTGCATATATTGACGAAAACGGAGACGAGCATGTGTACAGAGGCGAATGCGAAGGCCTGATAACCTTTGAAAAAAGGGGAAAAGACGGCATGGGATACGACCCCGTATTCTATTATCCGCCGTATAAAATGACGTTCGCCGAGTGCAGTCATGAGATGAAAAATGCAGTAAGCCACCGCAGCGCGGCGCTTAAAAAGTTTTTCGAGGATATAAAAATAAAGTAA
- a CDS encoding YhbY family RNA-binding protein, which yields MLTSKQRAYLRSLANGIDTIFQVGKSDIKDTLIKQTDDALEARELIKIRVLETSGLSAREAAEELATAVGAEVVAVIGSRMILYRESVKNKKIVL from the coding sequence TTGCTTACGAGTAAACAAAGAGCATATCTTCGCAGTCTTGCGAACGGTATAGATACTATATTTCAGGTGGGAAAATCGGATATAAAGGACACGCTTATAAAGCAGACGGACGATGCGCTGGAGGCGCGCGAACTTATAAAGATAAGAGTACTTGAAACGTCGGGACTTTCGGCAAGAGAGGCTGCAGAGGAGCTTGCGACAGCCGTGGGAGCCGAGGTGGTTGCCGTGATAGGCAGCCGCATGATACTGTACAGAGAGTCCGTAAAGAACAAGAAGATCGTGCTTTAA
- the nadD gene encoding nicotinate (nicotinamide) nucleotide adenylyltransferase: MQKGLNTVILGGTFNPIHNGHIHAVREVMERLSPDAAVLMPAGIPPHKRVENEKELRRHRYEMTKLAVMDEPRFFVSDIELKNEGISYTVDTLDTFIKLYAPKSLSLILGTDMFLSFEKWKSYDKILNMCGLIVLPRFKGGILEIEQKRDGEFSKWRKRIQVIDAQVIEISSTKIRETVRAGGSIDEFVPKRVAQYIYDNKLYR; this comes from the coding sequence ATGCAGAAGGGACTTAATACCGTAATATTGGGAGGCACGTTCAATCCGATACATAACGGTCACATTCATGCGGTGCGAGAGGTGATGGAGCGCCTTTCGCCGGACGCGGCAGTGCTTATGCCGGCAGGCATACCGCCGCATAAAAGAGTTGAAAACGAAAAGGAACTGAGACGCCACAGATATGAAATGACAAAGCTTGCCGTAATGGACGAGCCGCGTTTTTTCGTGAGCGATATCGAGCTTAAGAACGAGGGGATAAGCTATACCGTGGATACGCTCGACACATTTATAAAGCTTTATGCCCCGAAAAGTCTTTCATTGATTTTAGGAACGGATATGTTTTTAAGCTTTGAAAAGTGGAAAAGTTATGATAAAATATTAAATATGTGCGGTCTTATAGTGCTTCCCCGTTTTAAGGGCGGCATTTTAGAGATAGAACAAAAGCGCGACGGTGAATTTTCAAAATGGCGCAAGCGCATACAGGTGATCGATGCACAAGTGATAGAAATATCGTCGACAAAGATAAGAGAAACGGTACGCGCCGGCGGAAGTATAGACGAATTTGTACCAAAGCGGGTAGCGCAGTACATATATGATAATAAATTATACCGTTAG
- the yqeK gene encoding bis(5'-nucleosyl)-tetraphosphatase (symmetrical) YqeK, whose product MDYDSIKHIVSLELSEKRFRHSLGVADTAVKLARKCGWDEDEARLAGILHDITKELPPAKQMELVREYDIMLDDDEKDTPKLWHAITAPPLLLERFGVSKDVARAVRYHTTGRADMSLLEKIIYLADYVEPMRDFDGVEELRKLAFEDIDEAMKLALKMSAEEVRRNGKKVHKNTLEAIEFMEKQGS is encoded by the coding sequence ATGGATTATGACAGCATTAAACATATCGTATCTTTGGAACTCAGCGAAAAACGGTTCAGGCATTCGCTCGGCGTGGCGGATACGGCGGTAAAGCTTGCCCGCAAATGCGGCTGGGACGAAGACGAGGCAAGACTTGCCGGTATACTGCACGATATAACAAAGGAACTTCCGCCTGCCAAACAAATGGAGCTTGTACGCGAGTATGACATAATGCTGGACGACGACGAAAAGGACACGCCGAAGCTTTGGCATGCGATAACGGCGCCCCCGCTTCTTTTGGAACGCTTCGGCGTATCTAAGGACGTTGCGCGCGCAGTGCGCTATCATACTACGGGAAGAGCCGATATGAGCCTTTTGGAAAAGATAATATATCTTGCCGATTATGTGGAGCCGATGCGCGATTTTGACGGAGTAGAAGAGCTAAGAAAGCTTGCGTTTGAGGATATAGACGAGGCAATGAAGCTCGCGCTTAAAATGTCGGCAGAGGAAGTAAGGCGAAACGGCAAAAAAGTACATAAAAATACGCTGGAAGCCATTGAATTTATGGAGAAACAGGGCTCATAG
- a CDS encoding LCP family protein has product MPPRNRTAARDKRRHARKRVTAVFNVIIVLAIVISAIAAISAGRGLNITTPEGPVQVDEGDPARISIDDASANRKPGVYNILVYGRDKVAMNSDTIMVVNLDATSGKINILHVPRDTVYLDDNNRQHKINYVYATKGREGLIAELQQLLGIHIDKYVSITTDAFREVVDTIGGVEVDVQQDMQYEDPYQDLVIDIKAGRQVLNGEKAEGFVRFRSGYADADLGRIKAQKQFIAAFIKTMLKPSNIVNVSDIAQIAFDQIDTDLERGEFLYLALQCATIGLDDATFYTIPGENYGANFAMYRDEAAALMNDCFNVYTTPIESDDLETLDFKHQLPESVTDYQGTTAQQYENETASVSYDDYNAGYEDSYIEGYDYDEDYE; this is encoded by the coding sequence ATGCCCCCTAGAAACAGAACTGCTGCAAGAGACAAGAGACGCCATGCGCGAAAGCGCGTGACGGCGGTGTTCAACGTCATAATAGTGCTGGCAATAGTCATTTCCGCCATAGCGGCGATATCCGCAGGCAGGGGACTTAATATAACAACGCCCGAAGGACCCGTTCAGGTCGACGAAGGCGATCCCGCGCGCATATCGATAGACGATGCAAGCGCGAACAGAAAGCCGGGCGTATATAATATACTTGTATACGGGCGCGACAAGGTAGCAATGAACTCTGATACGATAATGGTCGTCAACCTTGACGCTACGTCGGGAAAGATAAACATACTGCATGTGCCGAGAGATACGGTATATCTTGACGATAACAACCGCCAGCATAAGATAAACTACGTTTATGCGACAAAAGGACGAGAGGGCCTGATAGCGGAGCTGCAGCAGCTTTTGGGCATACATATAGATAAGTATGTAAGCATAACTACGGACGCTTTCAGGGAAGTCGTAGACACGATAGGCGGCGTGGAGGTCGACGTACAGCAGGACATGCAGTATGAGGACCCGTATCAGGATCTCGTTATCGACATAAAGGCAGGCAGACAGGTGCTTAACGGTGAAAAGGCCGAAGGCTTCGTGCGCTTCCGCTCCGGATATGCCGATGCGGACCTGGGCAGGATAAAGGCGCAGAAGCAGTTTATCGCGGCGTTTATAAAGACAATGCTGAAGCCGTCGAACATAGTAAACGTATCGGATATCGCACAGATCGCGTTCGATCAGATAGACACGGATCTTGAGCGCGGCGAGTTCCTTTATCTTGCGCTTCAGTGCGCGACGATAGGCCTTGACGACGCTACGTTCTATACGATACCCGGCGAGAATTACGGCGCTAACTTTGCGATGTACCGTGATGAGGCCGCCGCGCTTATGAACGATTGCTTTAACGTATATACTACGCCGATAGAGTCGGATGATCTTGAAACGCTTGACTTTAAGCATCAGCTTCCGGAATCGGTAACGGATTATCAGGGCACCACGGCGCAGCAGTATGAAAATGAAACGGCGAGCGTAAGCTACGACGATTACAACGCCGGGTACGAGGATTCCTATATTGAAGGCTATGATTATGATGAGGATTATGAATAA
- the rsfS gene encoding ribosome silencing factor, producing the protein MSTAPLDILKCALNVLEAKKADEIVAIEVTNVTIIADYFLICSANSSTQLKALYEELEFKLKQQDIVPIHIEGSREGGWIVLDYGSVIVHIFEREQRDFYDLERLWADGEKMDISGLIEKKDA; encoded by the coding sequence ATGAGTACGGCTCCGCTTGATATTTTAAAGTGTGCGCTTAATGTACTGGAAGCAAAAAAGGCAGACGAGATAGTTGCAATAGAGGTAACTAACGTAACGATAATTGCCGACTATTTTCTCATATGCTCGGCAAACAGCTCCACTCAGCTTAAGGCGCTTTATGAGGAGCTTGAATTTAAGTTAAAGCAGCAGGATATAGTTCCGATACACATCGAAGGGTCGCGCGAGGGCGGCTGGATAGTTTTAGACTACGGCTCGGTTATCGTGCATATATTCGAGCGTGAGCAGCGTGATTTTTACGATCTGGAGCGCCTGTGGGCCGACGGCGAAAAGATGGACATATCGGGTCTTATAGAAAAAAAGGACGCTTGA